One part of the Streptomyces nigra genome encodes these proteins:
- a CDS encoding cytochrome ubiquinol oxidase subunit I produces MDLALAPETLARWQFGITTVYHFLFVPLTISLAALTAGLQTAWVRTEKEKYLRATKFWGKLFLINIAMGVVTGIVQEFQFGMNWSDYSRFVGDVFGAPLAFEALIAFFFESTFIGLWIFGWDKLPKRIHLACIWMVSIGTILSAYFILAANSWMQHPVGYRINEAKGRAELTDFWLVLTQNTALAQAFHTLSAAFLTGGAFMVGIAAFHLLRKKHIREMKTSLRLGLVTVAIGGLLTAVSGDVLGKIMYEQQPMKMAAAEALWDGEQPAPFSVFAVGDVDKGHNKVAVEIPGLLSFLAKDDFSSYVPGINDINKAEQEKYGPGDYRPNIPVAYWGFRWMIGFGMASFTIGLAGLWLTRKKFLLPQHLRVGDDEVPHLVLLPHKALGPKLTRWYWRIAIWTLAFPLIANSWGWIFTEMGRQPWVVYGVLRTRDAVSPGVSQGEVLTSMIVFTALYAVLAVVEVKLLVKYIKAGPPELTEADLNPPTKIGGDSRDADKPMAFSY; encoded by the coding sequence GTGGACCTGGCTCTGGCGCCGGAGACGCTGGCGCGATGGCAGTTCGGCATCACCACCGTCTACCACTTTCTGTTCGTCCCCCTGACGATCTCGCTGGCCGCTCTCACGGCCGGACTGCAGACCGCGTGGGTGCGCACGGAGAAGGAGAAGTACCTCAGGGCGACGAAGTTCTGGGGCAAGCTCTTCCTGATCAACATTGCGATGGGCGTCGTCACGGGCATCGTGCAGGAGTTCCAGTTCGGCATGAACTGGTCCGACTACTCCCGCTTCGTCGGTGACGTCTTCGGCGCTCCCCTCGCCTTCGAGGCCCTGATCGCCTTCTTCTTCGAGTCCACCTTCATCGGGCTGTGGATCTTCGGCTGGGACAAGCTGCCGAAGAGGATCCACCTGGCCTGTATCTGGATGGTCTCCATCGGCACGATCCTGTCGGCGTACTTCATCCTGGCCGCCAACTCCTGGATGCAGCACCCCGTCGGCTACCGGATCAACGAGGCGAAGGGGCGGGCCGAGCTCACCGACTTCTGGCTCGTGCTGACGCAGAACACCGCGCTCGCCCAGGCCTTCCACACCCTGTCGGCGGCGTTCCTCACCGGTGGCGCGTTCATGGTCGGCATCGCCGCCTTCCATCTGCTGCGCAAGAAGCACATACGCGAGATGAAGACCTCGCTGCGGCTCGGCCTGGTCACCGTCGCGATCGGCGGCCTGCTGACCGCCGTCAGCGGCGATGTGCTCGGCAAGATCATGTACGAGCAGCAGCCGATGAAGATGGCCGCGGCCGAGGCCCTGTGGGACGGCGAGCAGCCGGCGCCGTTCTCGGTCTTCGCCGTCGGCGATGTCGACAAGGGCCACAACAAGGTCGCCGTGGAGATCCCCGGCCTGCTGTCCTTCCTGGCCAAGGACGACTTCTCCTCGTACGTCCCGGGCATCAACGACATCAACAAGGCCGAGCAGGAGAAGTACGGGCCCGGTGACTACCGGCCCAACATCCCGGTCGCCTACTGGGGCTTCCGCTGGATGATCGGCTTCGGCATGGCGTCCTTCACGATCGGGCTGGCCGGCCTCTGGCTGACCCGCAAGAAGTTCCTGCTGCCGCAGCATCTACGGGTCGGCGACGACGAGGTGCCGCATCTGGTGCTGCTGCCCCACAAGGCGCTCGGCCCGAAGCTGACCAGGTGGTACTGGCGCATCGCGATCTGGACCCTGGCCTTCCCGCTGATCGCCAACTCCTGGGGCTGGATCTTCACCGAGATGGGCCGCCAGCCGTGGGTCGTCTACGGCGTCCTGCGCACCCGTGACGCGGTCTCCCCCGGTGTCTCCCAGGGCGAGGTCCTCACCTCGATGATCGTCTTCACCGCGCTCTACGCCGTCCTCGCGGTCGTCGAGGTCAAGCTCCTCGTCAAGTACATCAAGGCCGGCCCGCCCGAGCTGACGGAGGCCGACCTGAACCCGCCCACGAAGATCGGCGGCGACTCCCGGGACGCCGACAAGCCGATGGCCTTCTCGTACTAG
- the hisC gene encoding histidinol-phosphate transaminase has product MSETSPKLRAELEGIPTYKPGKPAAAGGPVAYKLSSNENPYPPLPGVMETVAACAASFNRYPDMMCTGLMDELSERFAVPVTHLATGTGSVGVAQQLIQATSGPGDEVIYAWRSFEAYPIITQISGATSVQVPLTPGDVHDLDAMADAITERTRLIFVCNPNNPTGTVVRRAELERFLDRVPKDVLVVLDEAYREFIRDPEVPDGVELYRDRPNVCVLRTFSKAYGLAGLRVGFAIAHEPVAAALRKTAVPFGVSQIAQEAAIASLRAEDELIGRVGSLVCERNRVVEGLRGQGWTVPETQANFVWLRLGERTVAFAQACEQAGVVVRPFPGEGVRVTVGEAEANDIFLKVTEGFRKEK; this is encoded by the coding sequence GTGAGCGAGACGAGCCCCAAGCTGCGCGCCGAGCTGGAGGGGATCCCCACCTACAAGCCGGGCAAGCCCGCCGCGGCCGGTGGGCCGGTGGCCTACAAGCTGTCCTCCAACGAGAACCCGTATCCGCCGCTGCCCGGTGTGATGGAGACCGTGGCCGCCTGTGCCGCGTCGTTCAACCGCTACCCGGACATGATGTGCACCGGACTCATGGACGAGCTGTCCGAGCGCTTCGCCGTCCCGGTGACGCACCTGGCCACCGGCACCGGCTCGGTCGGTGTGGCCCAGCAGCTCATCCAGGCCACCTCCGGCCCCGGCGACGAGGTCATCTACGCCTGGCGGTCCTTCGAGGCGTACCCGATCATCACGCAGATCAGCGGTGCCACGTCGGTCCAGGTGCCGCTGACGCCGGGTGATGTGCACGACCTGGACGCGATGGCCGACGCGATCACCGAGCGGACCCGGCTGATCTTCGTGTGCAACCCGAACAACCCGACCGGCACGGTCGTGAGGCGGGCCGAGCTCGAGAGGTTCCTCGACCGGGTGCCCAAGGACGTCCTGGTGGTGCTGGACGAGGCGTACCGCGAGTTCATCCGCGACCCCGAGGTGCCGGACGGCGTGGAGCTCTACCGCGACCGCCCGAACGTCTGCGTCCTGCGGACCTTCTCCAAGGCGTACGGCCTCGCCGGCCTGCGCGTCGGCTTCGCCATCGCCCATGAGCCGGTCGCGGCGGCGCTGCGCAAGACGGCCGTCCCGTTCGGCGTCAGCCAGATCGCACAGGAGGCGGCCATCGCCTCGCTGCGCGCGGAGGACGAACTGATCGGCCGCGTGGGTTCGTTGGTGTGCGAGCGCAACCGCGTCGTCGAGGGTCTGCGCGGGCAGGGCTGGACGGTCCCGGAGACCCAGGCCAACTTCGTCTGGCTGCGGCTGGGGGAGCGCACGGTCGCGTTCGCGCAGGCGTGCGAGCAGGCGGGTGTGGTGGTCCGGCCGTTCCCGGGCGAGGGTGTGCGCGTCACGGTCGGCGAGGCCGAGGCGAACGACATCTTCCTGAAGGTGACGGAAGGCTTCCGCAAGGAGAAGTAG
- a CDS encoding LacI family DNA-binding transcriptional regulator: protein MTAAGKHQVSRAETSRRGGRSSRAGIRDVAAAAGVSITTVSDALNGKGRLPDATRRHVREVADRLGYRPSAAARTLRTGKSGLIGLTVTTYGDEPFTFTEFAYFAEMARAATSAALARGYALVILPATSRHDVWSNVALDGTVVIDPSDQDPVVSELVRQGLPVVSDGRPAGSLPVTAWVDNDHEAAVLGILDHLADAGARRIGLLTGTTTDTYTHLSTTAYLRWCERVGQDPVYEAYPAHDPCAGAVAADRLLARPDRPDAVYGLFDPNGTDLLAAARRYGLRVPDDLLLVCCSESTVYANTEPPITTLSLKPRRIGTAVVQLLIDAIEGVDSEQPVEQVIPTELIVRTSSQRRPPRTTVSPPRSPEDR from the coding sequence ATGACAGCAGCAGGGAAGCACCAGGTGAGCCGCGCGGAAACCTCTCGCCGGGGCGGCCGGTCCAGCCGGGCGGGTATCAGAGACGTGGCCGCCGCCGCCGGGGTCTCCATCACGACCGTCTCCGACGCCCTCAACGGCAAGGGCCGGCTCCCCGACGCCACCCGACGCCATGTCCGCGAGGTCGCCGACCGGCTGGGATACCGCCCGTCGGCCGCCGCCCGCACCCTCCGTACCGGCAAGTCCGGCCTGATCGGTCTGACCGTGACGACCTACGGGGATGAACCTTTCACCTTCACCGAGTTCGCGTACTTCGCCGAGATGGCCAGAGCCGCCACCTCCGCCGCGCTCGCCCGCGGCTACGCCCTCGTGATCCTCCCCGCGACCTCCCGCCACGACGTGTGGTCGAACGTCGCCCTGGACGGCACCGTCGTCATCGACCCCTCCGACCAGGACCCCGTCGTCAGCGAGCTGGTCCGGCAGGGGCTCCCGGTCGTCTCCGACGGCCGCCCGGCCGGCTCGCTGCCGGTCACCGCCTGGGTCGACAACGACCACGAGGCCGCCGTGCTCGGCATCCTCGACCATCTGGCCGACGCCGGCGCCCGCCGTATCGGCCTGCTCACCGGCACCACCACGGACACGTACACGCACCTGTCGACCACCGCGTATCTGCGCTGGTGCGAGCGGGTCGGCCAGGACCCGGTGTACGAGGCCTACCCGGCGCACGACCCGTGCGCGGGCGCCGTCGCCGCCGACCGGCTGCTCGCCCGCCCGGACCGGCCCGACGCGGTCTACGGCCTCTTCGACCCGAACGGCACCGATCTGCTCGCCGCCGCCCGTCGCTACGGCCTGCGCGTACCGGACGACCTGCTTCTGGTGTGCTGCAGCGAATCCACGGTGTACGCGAACACCGAGCCGCCCATCACCACGCTCTCGCTCAAGCCCCGCCGCATCGGCACGGCCGTCGTGCAGCTCCTCATCGACGCCATCGAGGGGGTCGACTCGGAGCAGCCGGTCGAGCAGGTGATACCGACGGAGCTGATCGTGCGCACCTCGTCCCAGCGACGCCCGCCGCGCACGACGGTCAGCCCGCCGAGGTCCCCCGAGGACCGATAG
- the cydD gene encoding thiol reductant ABC exporter subunit CydD, whose amino-acid sequence MKPIDPRLLRYARATRLFLIAVVALGAVGAGLVIAQAMLIAETVVGAFQQGLSAAELRTPLVLLVAVAAGRALVAWLTELAAHRASAAVKAELRGRLLERATELGPGWLDGRRTGSLVALATRGVDALDDYFSRYLPQLGLAVVVPVAVLARIVTEDWVSAAIIVGTLPLIPVFMMLIGWATQSRMDRQWRLLSRLSGHFLDVVAGLPTLKVFGRAKAQAESIRRITGEYRRATMRTLRIAFISSFALELLSTLSVALVAVSIGMRLVHGEMSLYDGLVVLVLAPEAYLPLRQVGTQYHAAAEGLSAAEEIFEVLETPAPATGGAAVPPGAVTFDGVSVRYPGRSTDAVSDASFTVAPGETVALVGPSGAGKSTLLNVLLGFVRPTEGRVLVGGADLADLDPAQWHARVAWVPQRPHLFAGTVAENVRLARPDADDDAVRRSLRDAGALEFVDALPQGAATVLGEDGAGLSAGQRQRLALARAFLADRPVLLLDEPTAALDGATEAEVVEAVRRLAVGRTVLLVVHRPALLGVADRVVRLAAPEAPLRSEGSTPHQAAAGRPAVPAHPVEAADSEAPRDTAVGRGVLGRVRAMSGARRGRLGLALLLGSLALGSAVGLMATSGWLISRASQQPPVLYLMVAVTATRAFGIGRAVFRYAERLVSHDAVLRMLADTRVAVYRRLERLAPAGLRRTRRGDLLTRLVADVDALQDYWLRWLLPAGAAAIVSAGAVGFTAWLLPEAGAVLAAGLLTAGVGVPLVTGAVARRAEHRLAPARGVLATRVTDLLTGTAELTVAGALPGRTAEARRADGVLTRIASRAATATALGDGLTALVSGLTVAATALVGAQAVAGGRLSGVSMAVVVLTPLAAFEAVLGLPLAVQYRQRVGRSAERVVEVLDAPEPVREPSAPRRAPDAPFPVMLSGLTARHEGQERDALSGFDLVLEQARRVAVVGPSGSGKTTLAQVLLRFLDADAGAYTLAGVDAAAMDGDDVRRLVGLCAQDAHLFDSSVRENLLLARKDATEAELRDALEQARLLDWADGLPDGLDTLVGEHGARLSGGQRQRLALARALLADFPVLVLDEPAEHLDLPTADALTADLLAATEGRTTVLITHRLAGLEAVDEVVVLDAGRVVQRGPYAELAAVEGPLRAMVEREAAADLLVGAV is encoded by the coding sequence GTGAAACCAATCGACCCCCGTCTCCTGCGGTACGCACGCGCCACCCGGCTGTTCCTGATCGCGGTCGTCGCGCTGGGTGCCGTGGGAGCGGGTCTGGTGATCGCCCAGGCGATGCTCATCGCCGAGACCGTGGTGGGCGCCTTCCAGCAGGGCCTGTCGGCCGCCGAACTGCGTACTCCCCTGGTGCTGCTGGTGGCGGTGGCCGCCGGTCGTGCGCTGGTCGCCTGGCTCACCGAGCTCGCCGCCCACCGGGCGAGTGCGGCGGTGAAGGCGGAACTGCGCGGGCGGCTGCTGGAGCGGGCGACGGAGCTGGGCCCCGGCTGGCTGGACGGCCGGCGGACCGGCTCGCTGGTCGCCCTCGCCACCCGCGGGGTCGACGCCCTCGACGACTACTTCTCCCGCTACCTCCCCCAGCTGGGACTGGCGGTCGTGGTCCCGGTGGCGGTGCTGGCGCGGATCGTGACCGAGGACTGGGTGTCGGCGGCGATCATCGTCGGCACCCTGCCCCTCATCCCCGTCTTCATGATGCTGATCGGCTGGGCGACCCAGTCCCGGATGGACCGTCAGTGGCGGCTGCTGTCCCGGCTGTCCGGCCACTTCCTGGACGTCGTCGCCGGTCTGCCCACCCTGAAGGTGTTCGGCCGCGCCAAGGCGCAGGCCGAGTCGATCCGCCGGATCACCGGCGAGTACCGCCGTGCCACGATGCGCACGCTGCGGATCGCCTTCATCTCCTCCTTCGCCCTGGAACTGCTGTCGACGCTCTCGGTGGCCCTGGTCGCCGTGTCCATCGGCATGCGGCTCGTCCACGGCGAGATGAGCCTGTACGACGGCCTGGTCGTGCTGGTGCTGGCGCCCGAGGCCTATCTGCCGCTGCGCCAGGTCGGCACGCAGTACCACGCGGCGGCCGAGGGACTGTCCGCCGCCGAGGAGATCTTCGAGGTTCTGGAGACCCCCGCACCGGCCACGGGCGGAGCCGCGGTCCCACCGGGAGCGGTGACCTTCGACGGCGTCTCCGTCCGCTACCCCGGCCGGTCCACCGACGCCGTCTCGGACGCGTCCTTCACGGTCGCGCCCGGTGAGACGGTCGCTCTGGTCGGCCCGAGCGGCGCCGGCAAGTCGACGCTGCTGAACGTCCTGCTGGGCTTCGTACGGCCCACCGAGGGCCGTGTCCTGGTCGGGGGAGCCGATCTGGCGGACCTCGACCCGGCGCAGTGGCACGCACGCGTCGCCTGGGTGCCGCAGCGCCCGCACCTGTTCGCCGGGACCGTCGCCGAGAACGTCCGGCTGGCCCGACCCGATGCGGACGACGACGCCGTACGCCGGTCGCTGCGGGACGCCGGGGCGCTGGAGTTCGTCGACGCGCTCCCCCAGGGCGCCGCGACCGTGCTCGGCGAGGACGGGGCGGGGCTGTCCGCCGGGCAGCGGCAACGTCTCGCGCTGGCGCGGGCGTTCCTCGCCGACCGGCCCGTGCTGCTGCTCGACGAGCCCACGGCAGCCCTGGACGGCGCCACTGAGGCCGAGGTCGTGGAGGCCGTACGACGGCTGGCCGTGGGCCGGACCGTCCTGCTCGTGGTGCACCGCCCGGCGCTGCTCGGCGTGGCCGACCGGGTCGTACGGCTGGCGGCACCCGAAGCACCGCTCAGGTCCGAGGGCAGCACACCGCACCAGGCCGCCGCCGGCCGTCCGGCCGTGCCGGCCCACCCCGTGGAAGCCGCCGACAGTGAGGCGCCGCGGGACACGGCCGTCGGGCGGGGCGTCCTCGGCCGGGTCCGGGCCATGTCCGGGGCCCGGCGCGGCCGGCTGGGGCTCGCGCTGCTGCTGGGCAGCCTGGCGCTCGGCAGTGCCGTCGGGCTCATGGCCACCTCCGGCTGGCTGATCTCACGCGCCTCGCAGCAGCCGCCCGTGCTGTATCTGATGGTGGCGGTGACGGCGACGCGCGCCTTCGGTATCGGACGGGCCGTGTTCCGCTACGCGGAGCGGCTGGTGTCGCACGACGCGGTGCTGCGGATGCTCGCCGACACCCGGGTCGCCGTGTACCGGCGGCTGGAGCGGCTGGCGCCCGCCGGGCTGCGGCGCACCCGGCGCGGCGATCTGCTGACCCGGCTGGTGGCGGACGTGGACGCGCTGCAGGACTACTGGCTGCGCTGGCTGCTGCCCGCGGGCGCCGCCGCGATCGTCTCCGCCGGGGCGGTCGGCTTCACGGCGTGGCTGCTGCCCGAGGCCGGTGCCGTGCTCGCGGCCGGGCTGCTCACGGCCGGCGTGGGCGTCCCGCTCGTCACGGGCGCCGTGGCCCGCCGCGCCGAACACCGGCTCGCCCCGGCCCGGGGCGTGCTCGCCACCCGGGTCACCGACCTGCTCACCGGCACCGCCGAACTGACCGTCGCCGGGGCCCTGCCCGGCCGTACCGCCGAGGCCCGCCGGGCGGACGGCGTGCTCACCCGGATCGCCTCACGGGCCGCCACCGCGACCGCCCTCGGCGACGGGCTCACCGCGCTGGTCTCCGGGCTCACCGTCGCCGCCACCGCGCTCGTGGGCGCCCAGGCCGTCGCCGGCGGACGGCTGAGCGGTGTGTCGATGGCCGTCGTCGTCCTCACCCCGCTGGCCGCCTTCGAGGCTGTCCTCGGGCTGCCGCTCGCCGTGCAGTACCGGCAGCGGGTGGGCCGCAGCGCCGAGCGGGTCGTCGAGGTGCTGGACGCGCCCGAGCCCGTACGGGAGCCGTCGGCACCGCGGCGGGCGCCCGACGCGCCCTTCCCGGTGATGCTCAGCGGTCTGACCGCGCGTCACGAGGGCCAGGAGCGGGACGCGCTCTCCGGCTTCGACCTGGTCCTGGAACAGGCCCGCCGGGTCGCCGTCGTCGGCCCGTCCGGCTCCGGCAAGACGACGCTGGCGCAGGTGCTGCTCCGCTTCCTCGACGCGGACGCCGGCGCGTACACGCTGGCCGGTGTGGACGCGGCCGCGATGGACGGGGACGACGTACGGCGGCTCGTCGGCCTGTGCGCCCAGGACGCGCACCTCTTCGACAGCTCCGTGCGGGAGAACCTCCTGCTGGCCCGCAAGGACGCCACCGAGGCCGAACTGCGGGACGCCCTGGAACAGGCCAGGCTGCTCGACTGGGCCGACGGGCTGCCCGACGGACTGGACACGCTCGTCGGGGAGCACGGGGCACGGCTGTCGGGCGGCCAGCGGCAGCGGCTCGCGCTGGCCCGCGCACTGCTCGCCGACTTCCCCGTCCTCGTCCTGGACGAGCCCGCCGAGCATCTCGACCTGCCGACGGCCGACGCCCTGACCGCCGACCTGCTCGCCGCCACCGAGGGCCGTACGACCGTGCTGATCACTCATCGGCTGGCCGGGCTCGAGGCCGTCGACGAGGTCGTCGTCCTGGACGCGGGACGCGTGGTGCAGCGCGGCCCGTACGCCGAGTTGGCGGCCGTGGAGGGACCGCTGCGGGCGATGGTGGAGCGGGAGGCGGCGGCCGATCTGCTCGTGGGAGCGGTGTGA
- the cydB gene encoding cytochrome d ubiquinol oxidase subunit II, whose translation MELHDVWFVLIAVLWIGYFFLEGFDFGVGVLTKLLARDRPERRVLINTIGPVWDGNEVWLLSAGGATFAAFPEWYATLFSGFYLPLLLILVCLIVRGVAFEYRAKRPEETWQHRWEQAIFWCSLLPAFLWGVAFGNIVRGVKLDQSHEYVGGVLDLLNPYALLGGLVTLTLFTFHGAVFTALKTVGEIRERARALALRVGLVTAALALVFLLWTQVENGDGQSLVALVVAVASLVAALVANQAGREGWSFALSGVTIVAAVAMLFLTLFPNVMPSSLNDEWSLTVTNASSSPYTLKIMTWCAVIATPVVMLYQGWTYWVFRKRIGTQHIAEPVH comes from the coding sequence ATGGAACTGCACGACGTCTGGTTCGTCCTGATCGCCGTCCTGTGGATCGGCTACTTCTTCCTGGAGGGCTTCGACTTCGGGGTCGGCGTCCTCACCAAGCTGCTCGCCCGCGACCGGCCCGAACGGCGGGTGCTGATCAACACGATCGGTCCCGTCTGGGACGGCAACGAGGTCTGGCTGCTCTCGGCGGGCGGCGCCACCTTCGCCGCCTTCCCCGAGTGGTACGCCACGCTCTTCTCCGGCTTCTATCTGCCGCTGCTGCTGATCCTGGTCTGCCTGATCGTCCGGGGTGTCGCCTTCGAGTACCGGGCCAAGCGGCCCGAGGAGACATGGCAGCACCGGTGGGAGCAGGCGATCTTCTGGTGCTCACTGCTCCCGGCGTTCCTGTGGGGTGTGGCGTTCGGCAACATCGTGCGGGGCGTGAAGCTCGACCAGAGCCATGAGTACGTCGGTGGCGTCCTGGATCTGCTCAACCCGTACGCCCTGCTCGGCGGTCTGGTGACGCTGACCCTCTTCACCTTCCACGGTGCCGTGTTCACGGCTCTCAAGACCGTGGGGGAGATCCGGGAACGGGCGCGGGCCCTGGCCCTGCGGGTCGGTCTGGTGACCGCCGCACTGGCCCTGGTCTTCCTGCTCTGGACGCAGGTCGAGAACGGGGACGGGCAGAGCCTGGTCGCGCTGGTGGTGGCCGTCGCCTCCCTGGTCGCCGCGCTCGTGGCCAACCAGGCGGGACGCGAAGGATGGTCGTTCGCCCTCTCCGGCGTCACCATCGTGGCCGCCGTGGCGATGCTCTTCCTGACGCTCTTCCCGAACGTCATGCCGTCCTCGCTGAACGACGAGTGGAGCCTCACGGTCACCAACGCCTCGTCGAGCCCCTACACCCTGAAGATCATGACCTGGTGCGCGGTCATCGCCACACCGGTCGTCATGCTCTACCAGGGCTGGACCTACTGGGTCTTCCGCAAGCGGATCGGTACGCAGCACATCGCCGAACCCGTGCACTGA
- a CDS encoding metallophosphoesterase — MTQGAGQGPEVERTATLRDFRVPAYVHETGPYAHSTHPDVVPPPAETYPETYPEGYTPTERDLPVIQRGDTVQVQVEPAAVPGRQTTAGPGPLFVVGDVHGYLDELTAALREKGLIDAAGSWCAGTARLWFLGDFTDRGPDGIGVIDLVMRLSAEAAASGGYCKALMGNHELLLLGAKRFGDTPVNSGAGTATFQAAWLLNGGQKTDMDRLQDHHLQWMSRLDAVEEVDGHLLVHSDTTAYLDYGRSIEEVNDTVRETLTRNDADEVWDLFRKFTKRFSFRDEGGAQAVRSLLDTYGGTRIVHGHSPIPYLLGEVGSEEGEDDSGPLVEGPHVYADGLAIAMDGGVTMAGKLLVQQLPLQV, encoded by the coding sequence ATGACTCAGGGGGCCGGTCAGGGACCCGAGGTGGAGCGGACGGCGACGTTGCGCGACTTCCGGGTGCCCGCTTACGTCCACGAGACCGGTCCGTACGCCCACAGCACGCACCCCGACGTGGTGCCGCCGCCCGCCGAGACGTACCCGGAGACCTATCCCGAGGGGTACACGCCCACCGAGCGCGACCTCCCGGTCATCCAGCGCGGTGACACGGTCCAGGTGCAGGTCGAGCCCGCCGCCGTCCCGGGCCGGCAGACCACCGCCGGTCCCGGACCGCTGTTCGTCGTCGGTGACGTGCACGGCTATCTGGACGAGCTGACGGCCGCCCTGCGGGAGAAGGGCCTCATCGACGCGGCCGGCAGCTGGTGCGCGGGCACCGCGCGGCTGTGGTTCCTCGGCGACTTCACCGACCGCGGCCCCGACGGCATCGGCGTCATCGACCTCGTGATGCGGCTGTCCGCGGAGGCCGCCGCCTCCGGCGGCTACTGCAAGGCCCTGATGGGCAACCACGAGCTGCTGCTCCTCGGCGCCAAGCGGTTCGGCGACACCCCCGTCAACTCGGGCGCGGGCACCGCCACCTTCCAGGCGGCCTGGCTGCTCAACGGCGGGCAGAAGACCGACATGGACCGCCTCCAGGACCACCACCTGCAGTGGATGTCCCGGCTCGACGCCGTCGAGGAGGTGGACGGGCATCTGCTCGTGCACTCCGACACCACCGCCTACCTCGACTACGGCCGGTCCATCGAGGAGGTCAACGACACCGTCCGCGAGACGCTGACCCGCAACGACGCCGACGAGGTCTGGGACCTGTTCCGCAAGTTCACCAAGCGGTTCTCCTTCCGCGACGAGGGCGGCGCACAGGCCGTGCGCTCCCTGCTCGATACGTACGGCGGCACCCGCATCGTTCACGGCCACAGCCCGATCCCGTATCTGCTCGGCGAGGTCGGCTCCGAGGAGGGCGAGGACGACTCGGGTCCGCTGGTCGAGGGCCCGCACGTCTACGCGGACGGCCTCGCGATCGCGATGGACGGCGGTGTGACCATGGCCGGAAAGCTGTTGGTCCAGCAACTTCCGCTGCAGGTCTGA